In the Bacteroidota bacterium genome, AGCTAAAGGCAAATCAATCTCTCGGAGCAAAAGAAACCGAAAGATTTAAAACCATTCTTTCTCAATTAAAGAATCACAAACCTATTCAATATATTCTCGGACACACAGAGTTTTATGGATTGAAAATAAGAGTCAACAAGCATGTTTTAATTCCAAGACCTGAGACAGAAGAACTAGTTGAAGAGATTATTGAGAATACAGATGATAAGAAGCTGGAATTAAATATACTGGATATAGGAACTGGAAGTGGATGTATTGCCATCGCTTTGAAAAAAAATCTTCCTGAATCCACTGTTTCCGCGATTGATATTTCTGACGAAGCTTTGTTGGTTGCAAAAGAAAATTCAATTCTGAATCATACGCTGATAAATTTTCTGCAGGCAGACATTCTTGGAGTCAATAACACATCAACTCATCAGCTCAACAACTTTGATATTATCGTTTCCAATCCTCCTTACATCCGGATTTCAGAAAAAGAAAAGATGAGCAATAATGTTCTGGGCTACGAGCCGCACCTCGCTTTGTTTGTGAATGATAATGACCCTTTGATCTTTTATACAGCGATTGTTGATTTCGCTTTGCAGAATCTTTCACCTGATGGAAAACTTTATTTTGAAATTAACGAAGCACTTGGTGGTGAAGTGAAAAAACTTCTGGAAGGAAAGGGTTTTAAGAATGTTAAAGTAAAAAAAGATATGAGTGGAAAGGATAGGCTTGCGATCGGCAGTAAATAAAAATTACAATTTGTATATTCGTAACGGATGATAAAAGACCAGGCAAAGAAAAAAATAGAACAACTCTCCAAAGAACTGGAAGAGCACAACTATAAATATTATGTGCTTGCCAAGCCAAGCATCAGCGATTATGATTTCGATATGAAACTGGAGGAGCTTGTGAAACTTGAGAAAGAGTTCCCCGAGTTGCTGCTGTCTGACTCTCCTTCACAAAGAGTTGGCGGAATGATTACCAAAGAATTCAAAGCGATAAAACATGAGTATGCTTTTCTCTCACTAAGCAACTCTTATTCAAAAGATGATCTGAAAGATTTTGATGAACGAGTTCGCAAAGGAGTGGCAGGACAAATTGAATACGTGTGCGAATTGAAATACGATGGAGTTGCTATCGGCTTGAAATATGAGAATGGAAAATTAGTTCAGGCAGTTACGCGAGGTGACGGTGAACAGGGCGATGAAATCACTACGAATGCAAAAACAATTCGTGCAGTTCCGCTGCGGCTTTCTCCCCCTTCGAAAGGGGGGCAGGGGGGATTTTCTTTTCCTGACAAATTTGAAATTCGCGGAGAAGTTTTCATGACACGAAAAACATTTGACGCTATTAATAAAGAAAAAGCAGAAGCCGGTGATGCGCTGCTTGCCAATCCGCGCAACTCAACAGCCGGCACTCTTAAAATGCAGGACTCTGCCGAAGTAGCGCGCAGAAAACTGGATTGCTTCATGTATATGCTTTATGGAAAAGAACTGCCGTTTAAAAATCATTATGAGAGTTTGAAAGAAGCGAAGAAGTGGGGATTCAAGGTGCCGGATTATATTTCCAAATGCAAAACGCTGGATGATGTTTTTGAGTTCATTGATATCTGGGATAAAGACCGACACAAACTTCCGTTTGACATTGACGGAGTCGTCATCAAAGTTAATTCTTACGAACAACAAAAAGTGCTGGGCTTCACGGCAAAATCTCCGCGATGGGCGATTGCATACAAGTTCAAGACAGAAACAGCATCCACTATTCTGGAAGAAATCACTTATCAGGTGGGAAGAACAGGAGCCATCACGCCTGTTGCAAATCTGAAACCTGTTAAGTTGGGTGGAACAACCGTGAAGCGCGCTTCCTTGCACAATGCGGATATCATAGAGAAACTAGATGTGCGCGTGGGCGATACAGTGTATGTGGAAAAAGGCGGAGAAATAATTCCGAAAATAGTTGGAGTTGATTTGAAGAAGCGCCCATCGAATGCACATAAGACAAAATATATTTCTGAATGCCCCGAATGCGGAACTGAATTAGTAAGAGGAGAAGATGAAGCAAATCATTACTGCCCGAATGAATGGGGATGTCCGCCACAGATAAAAGGAAAGATGAGTCACTTTACTTCGCGCAAGGCGATGAACATTGATTCGCTTGGAGAAGAGACGATTGAAATGCTCTATGAGAAAGGGTTTGTGAAGAACATTGCCGATATCTACGAACTGAAGAAGTATAAAGAAGAACTGATGAACATAGAGCGCATGGGAGAAAAATCTGTGAGCAATCTGCTGGCAGGAATAGAGGAATCAAAACAGGTTCCGTTTGAGAGAGTGTTGTATGCGCTGGGAATACGACATGTGGGGGAAACGCTTGCGAAGAAACTAGCGCGACAGTTAAGAGATATTGATTCTATCATGGACGCAACCGAAGAACAACTCACCGCGACAAATGATGTGGGAGGACAAGTGGCAAAGAGCTTAATAGATTTTTTTAGCGAAAAGAAAAATATTGAACTTGTACAGAGATTAAAAAAATACGGACTCCAATTTGAATCTCAGACAACCCAATTAACTCAATCAACCAAATTAACCGGTCTTACTTTTGTGGTTTCAGGCGTGTTCACCAAATTCTCGCGCGATGATCTGAAAGCCGCGATTGAACAGAACGGAGGAAAAGTGGCTGGTTCTGTATCGGGAAAGACAAGCTACCTTCTAGCAGGAGAAAACATGGGACCGGAAAAACTCAAGAAAGCGGAGAAACTCGGAGTGAAGATTATTGATGAGAATGAGTTTGGAGAAATGATAAAGTAAAAATGTTGCCCCGGCCCTAAAGGGAGAGATATCACAAAGAGATAATGTGATATCTTTTTGCATCAATTTAATCTCACAAAGAGACAATGTGATGTCTTTTTGCAACAATGTTGTCTCACAAAGAGACAATGTGATGTCTTTTTGCAACAATGTGATCTCACAAAGAGACAATATGATGTCTTTTTGCAACAATGTGATCTCACAAAGAGACAATGTGATGTCTTTTTGCAACAATGTTGTCTCACAAAGAGACAATATGATGTCTTCTTGCAACAATGTGATGTCACAAAGAGACAATGTGATGTCTTTTTGCAACAATGTTGTCTCACAAAGAGACAATATGATCTCTTCTTGCAACAATGTGATGTCACATTGTGGCGGTATAATGTAAAAAAATGGAGAAATTGCCGGACAAAGAGAAAATTTCTTTGAATTTCATAGCTGAGTGAAGAGCCAGCTTTGTCCCAATAGCTATCGGAATGGGTTGTAAGCATAACTTACAAATTACTCACCCACGAAGTGCAACTTCGCGGGTACAGTAAGCTTAGCGCGTACTGGGGAATAATTTCACCTAATTAAGGTCGAGAAACAAAAAAATTTAATATCATACCAACAGAAAGCCCATGTTTTTTCAATTCCGGATTCTCAGATAATAAATCATCTACAGAAACTCCTAACTTATTAGCAATAGAATCAATAGTATCTCCTTCTTCCGCTTTATACTGCGCCCAACCACTTTCTGACCCGACAACTATTGGTATCCCATCATCTGTGGTAAGAATATTACCGTCCTCATTTAATAAAAAATGACCTGTGCGCTTTAGAATATTTTTCCGTGATAAAGATTTCATCGCAACATCAAGTTGTTTTTTATAAAACAATAATAGTCCATCTTTTGTTTTTATTGTATCCACAGCTATTTTGATTCGCTTTTGATAATCTTCCATATTTCTGTTACTAATTTCGAATGCTGTTTGCATTTTTTTTAAAGTATCAAGAGTACAACGTAAGACTCGACCTGTGCTATCTAAATCCTTGGACAATTTCTGTTCTTTTATTTCAAAAGATTTTATTTTCAAAAACGCACTAATATTTGTATTAAAAGCGGTTATTAGGATAATTAAAAGTCCTACTATGGATAAAAATGGCTGTACCCACCATCTTTTTAGATTTTTAATTTCACCTTGTAGTTTTTCCTTTTCAAGGTCTTCTTTAGTTCTTTCCATTGTATATTCTACTTTTTTTACACTAAGTTGGAGTTTAGCGTCTACTGTGTGTATGTGCGGAATTAAAAAAATTTATTTAAATTAATGAATCGAACTTTATTTTTTCGCAATACAAATCGAATAGATTTAATTGATAATGATAATAAATCTTTTTCCATCTTATCCTCTAGTTTATTAGGAAGTACAATATATATAGCGGGATTGCTTTTAATAGAGGAGGAATGAAGCATTAGCTGACCAATTGCTGTATAAATCGATTGGGTATTAATGGATGGTTTAATTTCAAAAATTGCAACAGCTTTATTATTCTTTGTTATACCCAAATCGATGTATTTATTTTTTACAAGTTGATTCTTGTTGACTCCATATTCTTTATGCATTATTTTCTCTAAACCATCTACAATAAACCCATGCTTACTATTTGATGAAATTTTCTTTTTTATAAAATAAGATTTTCTTTTACCCCAAAACTCAGGGCTATAAATCTTAAATGCTTTATTAATTTTTCTTTTTCCTAAAGATGAAACCGCAGTGTTAGACTTTAGAATACATTTTATTCTGTCAACCTCGTTGACAAAATCAACTACTTGTTGATAAGCTTGCTTTGAATGCAATTCGCAGACTGTGAAATAATCATAAGAAACATCATTATATAATAGTGTGCTTCGTGCGCCTGAATATAAATCATCAATGTTTTCAAAATTAATTCCCTTTACTCCACCTCCCATTCTACCACTATGTAATAAATATACTTTGCCTTTTGAATCATTAGCCCAAAAACAGGCTTCTTTGAAATTTTCAAATCCAATTTGATAATTGCATTGCACGACAATACCATTGATTGCTTTTGGGTCTGGATCAACGCCAAGTAAAATATAAAAATTATCTTTTTTATTCTCATGTGGCTCAACAACCGACCAGATATTATTTGATGGATTATACTGTGCAGTCGTATGCCATGTTCCCGTCCCTGGTGTTGTCAATCTAAAATTGTTTATTTTTTTTCGTGAATTTTTATTTAACAGCCTAACAAAATCGTTATGTAATTTTAGAATTTCTTGTTTATCTTTAATTAATGTTAGAAGCATGTAATAAATTGTTTAATTAAAAAAAATAATTCAAGAGTTTCATTAAAAAAATTGCTCTATGAAAAGCACAGCCTTGCAGGTACTCAACTTCTAAATACAGTTTAGCGTGTACTGGAGTATTACTT is a window encoding:
- a CDS encoding LysM peptidoglycan-binding domain-containing protein; protein product: MERTKEDLEKEKLQGEIKNLKRWWVQPFLSIVGLLIILITAFNTNISAFLKIKSFEIKEQKLSKDLDSTGRVLRCTLDTLKKMQTAFEISNRNMEDYQKRIKIAVDTIKTKDGLLLFYKKQLDVAMKSLSRKNILKRTGHFLLNEDGNILTTDDGIPIVVGSESGWAQYKAEEGDTIDSIANKLGVSVDDLLSENPELKKHGLSVGMILNFFVSRP
- the ligA gene encoding NAD-dependent DNA ligase LigA, which produces MIKDQAKKKIEQLSKELEEHNYKYYVLAKPSISDYDFDMKLEELVKLEKEFPELLLSDSPSQRVGGMITKEFKAIKHEYAFLSLSNSYSKDDLKDFDERVRKGVAGQIEYVCELKYDGVAIGLKYENGKLVQAVTRGDGEQGDEITTNAKTIRAVPLRLSPPSKGGQGGFSFPDKFEIRGEVFMTRKTFDAINKEKAEAGDALLANPRNSTAGTLKMQDSAEVARRKLDCFMYMLYGKELPFKNHYESLKEAKKWGFKVPDYISKCKTLDDVFEFIDIWDKDRHKLPFDIDGVVIKVNSYEQQKVLGFTAKSPRWAIAYKFKTETASTILEEITYQVGRTGAITPVANLKPVKLGGTTVKRASLHNADIIEKLDVRVGDTVYVEKGGEIIPKIVGVDLKKRPSNAHKTKYISECPECGTELVRGEDEANHYCPNEWGCPPQIKGKMSHFTSRKAMNIDSLGEETIEMLYEKGFVKNIADIYELKKYKEELMNIERMGEKSVSNLLAGIEESKQVPFERVLYALGIRHVGETLAKKLARQLRDIDSIMDATEEQLTATNDVGGQVAKSLIDFFSEKKNIELVQRLKKYGLQFESQTTQLTQSTKLTGLTFVVSGVFTKFSRDDLKAAIEQNGGKVAGSVSGKTSYLLAGENMGPEKLKKAEKLGVKIIDENEFGEMIK
- the prmC gene encoding peptide chain release factor N(5)-glutamine methyltransferase, yielding MNEYLGFTRRHLQLKANQSLGAKETERFKTILSQLKNHKPIQYILGHTEFYGLKIRVNKHVLIPRPETEELVEEIIENTDDKKLELNILDIGTGSGCIAIALKKNLPESTVSAIDISDEALLVAKENSILNHTLINFLQADILGVNNTSTHQLNNFDIIVSNPPYIRISEKEKMSNNVLGYEPHLALFVNDNDPLIFYTAIVDFALQNLSPDGKLYFEINEALGGEVKKLLEGKGFKNVKVKKDMSGKDRLAIGSK